From the genome of Deltaproteobacteria bacterium, one region includes:
- a CDS encoding polysaccharide pyruvyl transferase family protein — protein MTGDGRRRVLIVPPGPEGGVGDAAVVQMLASAVRDAGVSDVGVLTYAADEDWGLGALPRPPDFVVAPSWPFDRARWSTATIQEAFREYDDVLVAGNDCIDGGYSNEGSLALLDCARFAYEHGARVSLVNCSFNQHPTAPVVAGLRALPPSIRIWLRDAISARSFRAATSRPAFLGAEIAFLVEPSAADDSVPLAWVRRHAAAGDHVVALVPNPMVGTADPLGAPQRDPGPYVAIIERLLRAAGRATRVLVIPNDARPGVGDLELAAAIASALSAAWRDAVLVSPRPLPARVLTETLGHVALLIGARFHALVMALIAGTPVVALEYQDKMRGVLRECGLEALWVPCERGLDVERVVARADATLAQAAALRAGIARAVPAMRRRARAMIADVLAGSGAPFSSPLHEIASMVIEIPRS, from the coding sequence ATGACGGGGGACGGTCGGCGCCGCGTGCTCATCGTGCCGCCTGGGCCCGAGGGCGGCGTCGGGGACGCTGCGGTCGTCCAGATGCTCGCAAGCGCGGTCCGTGACGCCGGTGTGTCGGACGTCGGGGTGCTCACCTACGCGGCCGACGAGGATTGGGGGCTCGGGGCTCTTCCGCGGCCTCCGGACTTCGTCGTCGCCCCCTCGTGGCCGTTCGATCGCGCGCGCTGGTCGACGGCGACGATCCAGGAGGCGTTTCGTGAGTACGACGACGTGCTCGTCGCGGGCAATGACTGCATCGACGGCGGCTACTCGAACGAGGGGAGCCTCGCGCTCCTCGATTGCGCCCGTTTCGCGTACGAGCACGGTGCCCGCGTCTCGCTGGTGAACTGCAGCTTCAATCAGCATCCGACGGCGCCCGTGGTGGCCGGACTCCGAGCACTGCCGCCATCCATCCGCATCTGGCTGCGCGACGCGATCTCGGCGCGGTCCTTCCGGGCGGCCACGTCGCGCCCGGCGTTCCTCGGCGCCGAGATCGCCTTCCTCGTCGAGCCGAGCGCCGCCGACGACTCCGTGCCGCTCGCGTGGGTCCGGAGGCACGCGGCGGCGGGGGACCATGTCGTCGCGCTCGTCCCGAATCCGATGGTCGGGACCGCCGACCCGCTGGGCGCGCCGCAGCGCGATCCCGGTCCGTACGTCGCCATCATCGAGCGGCTGCTGCGTGCTGCCGGCCGCGCGACCCGGGTCCTCGTGATCCCGAACGACGCACGTCCGGGCGTCGGCGATCTCGAGCTCGCCGCCGCGATCGCGTCGGCGCTCTCGGCCGCGTGGCGTGACGCTGTGCTGGTCTCGCCGCGGCCGCTGCCCGCCCGGGTGCTCACCGAGACGCTGGGGCACGTCGCCCTCCTGATCGGCGCGCGCTTCCATGCGCTCGTCATGGCGCTGATCGCGGGCACGCCGGTCGTCGCCCTCGAGTACCAGGACAAGATGCGCGGCGTACTGCGCGAGTGCGGGCTCGAGGCCCTCTGGGTGCCCTGCGAGCGCGGGCTCGACGTGGAGCGCGTCGTCGCGCGCGCCGACGCGACCCTCGCGCAGGCCGCGGCGCTCCGTGCGGGGATCGCCCGCGCAGTCCCCGCGATGCGCCGCCGCGCGCGGGCGATGATCGCCGACGTCCTCGCCGGGAGCGGGGCACCCTTTTCATCTCCCCTCCACGAGATCGCGTCGATGGTGATAGAGATCCCGCGGTCATGA
- the hspQ gene encoding heat shock protein HspQ: MIAVARDAKFHIGQVVRHRIYPFRGVIFDVDPEFANTEEWWLAIPEDVRPRKDQPYYHLLAENAETTYVAYVSEQNLLPDETGRPVRHPQVAELFGELRDGVYRRKATHGTH, from the coding sequence ATGATCGCCGTCGCCCGCGACGCGAAGTTCCATATCGGCCAAGTCGTACGGCACCGGATCTATCCGTTCCGTGGCGTGATCTTCGACGTCGATCCGGAGTTCGCCAATACGGAGGAATGGTGGCTGGCGATTCCCGAGGACGTCCGCCCCCGGAAAGACCAGCCATACTATCATCTCCTCGCCGAGAACGCGGAGACGACGTACGTCGCGTACGTTTCCGAGCAGAACCTGCTCCCGGACGAGACCGGCCGCCCGGTGCGCCATCCGCAGGTGGCAGAGCTCTTCGGGGAGCTCCGTGACGGCGTCTATCGGCGCAAGGCGACGCACGGCACGCATTGA
- a CDS encoding glycosyltransferase, giving the protein MHIVLFGRFGIGDADEDATAHLVARALRERSGEVSVSLCAFASAPFHDLGADIVDAGDDAGVRAAIARADLVAAIGTPWTAAGDVADLFRASTPETRVTQALLRAVASGVPTALFAVGLAPPSAPGESLAGVLASLATHVSVRDGASAAALRSTGFTGAITVTADPAFAVVPEVALVPPPRRRPLRLGLVPSPSDDAQRLRVVGAAVSSLATRRALEVLVPRSVDAAAIALAVANVVVVNLNEPAATATVLGSCDVVLTTSVHALVLAAVGGTPAVAIGSNPALRSHAQLLGSDLVLDGDACTEETVTRAIERVVDGRAGFAALLASRTAVARTVLDADYEALLAAPHRPCATREHRHDTALEHVSQRLRSRLEQREESWRTLATFLGRDVEMIAPRSDAATQRSRDVDVLRRRAESAEAEVAAIKRSRGWRLLHAYGVLKHHYLFPASRRLGLLGGPSGDEREAAVEPTPVVVPPGTYDVVCFPIIDWDFRFQRPQQLMTRFAAAGHRVFYVEPRFGPPGEAPVVTVKAPNVHHVTLAGPERNVWSEALDGLARDEIFASLNRLRVDWDLGATLAVVELPFWWPLAALARERFAWPILYDCMDDHAGFSTWTGAAVSDEHALFARADLVTVSSPVLAERARRHRDQVLLLRNACDFEHFAATGTRPAHRGRPVIGFYGAIADWFDADLVADLAERRPDWDFVLVGSTYLGDVSRLAMLPNVRLPGEQPYADLPSWLATFDVTLVPFKRTPLTEATNPVKAYEILASGKPIVSVSLPEMRLLGDLVRLADTPEEFERQILASLDPADATRADARRAFAAANTWHARYDELAARIPGLFPKASTVIVTYDNLALNRACLEHLFARTEWPNHEVIVVDNASTDGTRRYLEELATERADLVLIANDRNVGFAAACNQGLARATGAYLVLLNNDTVVTRGWLSTLIRHLHAMPDVGLIGPVTNEIGNEAKVPVDYGSLVDMPAWAARFTREHADRLRGMMMLAMFCLAMRRTAFDEIGALDERFQIGMFEDDDYARRAHQRGYRVVVAMDAFVHHVGGASFKRLEDARYREVFERNRRAFEEKWGPWTPHQDDSAAPAVARLTDRLRRIVDDAGVPSHEVVVFPPTMREVAGHARRVDRIAAVLAAHGMLVLQDGGWGREHEEQVGFHRIAPNLWRYHGPRGTLERLHAPVIWTFAYNALAAFRWLGGTILYDATDDPATFPIDPDTLQRNHDRMLREAELVVCATPRTAHEISSRRPDVVHLAAAPGTARDSDGDGPAEPTDAALGHGLVDLLRMGRTTVRRTAESRIPAHAERFVGYDLRRGVCNVCGHATAFYFTDPALYRESLTCGDCLTTSRYRSIARGLLRAIRDLTGVEASSLAELAQRRSTRRLRVYDTQLPFHYERNAYPIPDYLAACDWIHVHTSTLRASEPLGASLGDGRSNQDLQRLTFADGAFDIVVTSDVLEHVRLHERAHREIRRVLAPDGVYVFTVPHDRARVETVVRVVVHDPEDPARDEFVLEPEYHGDANDEANAALAYRTYGCDLDAALDRLGFRVEYARGDVPEAGILNTELFYCRVVGPADVAAEDLAAHP; this is encoded by the coding sequence ATGCACATCGTACTCTTCGGCCGATTCGGCATCGGTGACGCCGACGAGGACGCAACGGCACACCTCGTCGCCCGCGCGCTCCGTGAGCGCTCAGGCGAAGTCTCGGTGTCGCTCTGCGCCTTCGCGTCGGCGCCATTTCACGATCTCGGCGCGGACATCGTCGACGCGGGCGACGACGCCGGCGTTCGGGCGGCGATCGCCCGCGCCGACCTCGTCGCCGCCATCGGAACGCCGTGGACCGCGGCCGGCGATGTCGCGGACCTCTTCCGCGCGTCCACACCCGAGACACGCGTCACGCAGGCGCTGCTTCGCGCCGTGGCGTCGGGCGTACCGACAGCGCTCTTCGCCGTCGGGCTCGCGCCGCCGTCCGCGCCGGGCGAGTCGCTCGCCGGTGTCCTGGCTTCGCTCGCCACGCACGTCTCCGTCCGCGACGGCGCCAGCGCCGCGGCGCTTCGCAGTACCGGATTCACAGGCGCGATCACCGTCACGGCCGATCCCGCATTCGCCGTCGTTCCCGAGGTCGCGCTCGTCCCGCCGCCGCGGCGGCGCCCCCTCCGCCTCGGCCTCGTGCCCTCGCCGTCGGACGACGCGCAACGGCTCCGCGTCGTCGGCGCCGCCGTCAGCAGCCTCGCGACCCGCCGTGCACTCGAGGTGCTCGTGCCGCGGTCGGTCGACGCCGCCGCGATCGCCCTCGCCGTCGCGAACGTCGTCGTCGTCAACCTGAACGAACCCGCCGCGACGGCAACCGTGCTCGGCTCGTGCGACGTCGTGCTCACGACGAGCGTGCACGCCCTCGTCTTGGCCGCGGTCGGCGGCACCCCCGCGGTAGCGATCGGCTCGAACCCCGCGCTCCGCAGCCATGCGCAGCTCCTCGGCTCCGATCTCGTGCTCGACGGTGACGCGTGCACCGAGGAGACCGTCACGCGGGCAATCGAGCGCGTGGTCGACGGCAGAGCGGGGTTCGCCGCGCTCCTCGCATCGCGGACCGCCGTCGCGCGCACGGTGCTCGACGCCGACTACGAGGCTCTGCTCGCCGCTCCGCATCGCCCGTGCGCAACCCGGGAGCACCGGCATGATACCGCCCTCGAGCACGTCTCGCAGCGCTTGCGCTCGCGCCTCGAGCAGCGCGAGGAGTCGTGGCGCACGCTCGCCACGTTCCTCGGACGCGACGTCGAGATGATCGCGCCGCGCTCCGACGCCGCGACGCAACGAAGCCGCGACGTCGACGTCCTCCGACGCCGCGCGGAGTCGGCCGAAGCCGAGGTCGCCGCCATCAAGCGGAGCCGCGGCTGGCGCCTGCTGCACGCCTACGGCGTGCTCAAGCACCACTACCTCTTCCCGGCCTCGCGCCGACTCGGGCTCCTCGGTGGGCCGAGCGGTGACGAGCGGGAGGCCGCCGTCGAGCCCACCCCGGTCGTGGTGCCGCCGGGCACCTACGACGTCGTCTGCTTCCCGATCATCGACTGGGACTTCCGCTTCCAGCGTCCGCAGCAGCTGATGACGCGCTTCGCCGCTGCGGGCCATCGCGTGTTCTACGTCGAGCCGCGCTTCGGACCTCCCGGAGAGGCGCCCGTCGTGACCGTGAAGGCGCCGAACGTCCACCACGTGACGCTCGCCGGGCCGGAGCGCAACGTGTGGAGCGAGGCGCTCGACGGGCTCGCGCGGGACGAGATCTTCGCGTCGTTGAATCGGCTCCGCGTCGACTGGGACCTCGGCGCCACGCTCGCCGTCGTCGAGCTGCCGTTCTGGTGGCCGCTCGCCGCCCTCGCTCGCGAGCGCTTCGCGTGGCCGATCCTCTACGACTGCATGGACGACCACGCGGGTTTCTCGACGTGGACCGGCGCGGCGGTTTCCGACGAGCACGCGCTCTTCGCCCGAGCCGACCTCGTGACCGTGTCGTCGCCGGTGCTCGCGGAGCGCGCTCGGCGTCATCGCGACCAGGTCCTCCTCCTCCGTAACGCCTGCGACTTCGAGCACTTCGCGGCCACCGGCACGCGCCCCGCGCACAGGGGACGGCCGGTCATCGGATTCTACGGTGCGATCGCCGATTGGTTCGACGCCGACCTGGTGGCGGACCTGGCGGAGCGCCGACCGGACTGGGACTTCGTGCTCGTCGGCTCGACGTATCTCGGCGACGTCTCGCGTCTCGCGATGCTGCCGAACGTGCGACTCCCGGGTGAGCAGCCCTATGCCGATCTGCCGTCCTGGCTCGCGACGTTCGACGTCACGCTGGTTCCGTTCAAGCGTACGCCACTCACCGAAGCGACCAATCCGGTGAAGGCCTACGAGATCCTGGCATCCGGGAAGCCGATCGTCTCGGTGTCGCTGCCGGAGATGCGACTGCTCGGCGACCTCGTGCGGCTCGCCGACACCCCGGAGGAGTTCGAGCGTCAGATCCTCGCATCCCTCGATCCGGCCGACGCGACGCGCGCCGACGCACGGCGCGCCTTCGCGGCCGCGAACACGTGGCACGCGCGATACGACGAGCTCGCCGCGCGGATCCCTGGCCTCTTCCCGAAGGCGTCGACGGTGATCGTCACCTACGACAACCTCGCGCTGAACCGCGCCTGCCTCGAGCACCTGTTCGCACGCACCGAGTGGCCGAACCACGAGGTGATCGTCGTCGACAACGCGTCGACCGACGGCACGCGCCGCTACCTGGAAGAGCTCGCTACGGAGCGCGCGGACCTCGTCCTGATCGCCAACGACCGGAACGTCGGGTTCGCGGCGGCCTGCAACCAGGGGCTCGCGCGCGCCACCGGTGCGTACCTCGTTCTCCTCAACAACGACACCGTCGTGACGCGCGGCTGGCTCTCGACGTTGATCCGCCACCTGCACGCCATGCCGGACGTCGGCCTCATCGGGCCGGTCACGAACGAGATCGGTAACGAGGCCAAGGTACCCGTCGACTACGGCTCGCTCGTCGACATGCCCGCGTGGGCCGCGCGCTTCACGCGCGAGCACGCCGACCGCCTGCGCGGCATGATGATGCTCGCGATGTTCTGTCTGGCCATGCGCCGCACCGCGTTCGACGAGATCGGGGCGCTCGACGAGCGCTTCCAGATCGGCATGTTCGAGGACGACGACTACGCGCGCCGCGCGCACCAGCGGGGCTATCGGGTCGTGGTCGCGATGGACGCGTTCGTGCATCACGTCGGCGGAGCGTCGTTCAAGCGCCTCGAGGACGCCCGCTATCGCGAGGTCTTCGAGCGCAATCGGCGCGCCTTCGAGGAGAAGTGGGGGCCGTGGACCCCGCACCAGGACGACTCCGCCGCCCCGGCCGTCGCGCGGCTCACCGATCGCCTGCGCCGGATCGTCGACGACGCGGGCGTACCATCCCACGAGGTCGTCGTGTTCCCGCCCACCATGCGCGAGGTCGCCGGGCACGCCCGTCGGGTCGACCGGATCGCCGCGGTGCTCGCCGCCCACGGGATGCTCGTGCTCCAGGACGGCGGCTGGGGGCGCGAACACGAGGAGCAGGTCGGCTTCCACCGGATCGCGCCGAATCTCTGGCGCTACCACGGCCCGCGCGGCACGCTGGAACGCTTGCACGCGCCGGTCATATGGACCTTCGCGTACAACGCGCTCGCCGCCTTCCGTTGGCTCGGCGGCACGATCCTCTACGACGCGACCGACGACCCGGCGACCTTCCCGATCGACCCCGACACACTGCAGCGCAACCACGACCGCATGCTGCGCGAAGCCGAGCTCGTCGTCTGCGCCACGCCGCGGACCGCACATGAGATCTCGTCGCGCCGGCCGGACGTGGTCCACCTGGCCGCCGCGCCGGGCACGGCGAGGGACAGCGACGGCGACGGCCCCGCGGAGCCGACCGACGCGGCACTCGGCCACGGCCTCGTCGACCTTCTGCGGATGGGCCGAACGACCGTCCGCCGCACAGCCGAATCGCGCATTCCGGCACACGCGGAACGCTTCGTCGGGTACGACCTGCGCCGCGGCGTCTGCAACGTCTGCGGCCACGCGACCGCGTTCTACTTCACCGACCCCGCGCTCTACCGCGAGTCGCTCACGTGCGGGGACTGCCTGACGACGAGTCGCTACCGCTCGATCGCGCGCGGCCTCCTGCGGGCGATCCGCGACCTCACCGGCGTCGAAGCGTCGAGCCTCGCCGAGCTCGCCCAGCGCCGCTCGACCCGTCGGCTGCGTGTCTACGACACGCAGCTCCCCTTCCACTACGAGCGGAACGCGTATCCCATCCCCGACTACCTCGCGGCCTGCGACTGGATCCACGTCCACACGTCGACGCTGCGCGCGAGCGAGCCACTCGGCGCCTCGCTCGGCGACGGCCGCAGCAACCAGGACCTCCAGCGCCTCACCTTCGCCGACGGCGCGTTCGACATCGTCGTGACGAGCGACGTCCTCGAGCACGTGCGGCTGCACGAGCGCGCGCATCGCGAGATCCGCCGCGTCCTCGCGCCGGACGGCGTCTATGTCTTCACCGTTCCGCACGACCGCGCGCGCGTCGAGACGGTCGTCCGCGTGGTCGTCCACGATCCCGAGGACCCTGCGCGCGACGAGTTCGTGCTGGAGCCCGAGTACCACGGCGACGCGAACGACGAGGCGAACGCAGCGCTCGCCTATCGGACCTACGGGTGCGACCTCGACGCGGCGCTCGACCGGCTCGGCTTTCGCGTCGAGTACGCGCGGGGCGACGTGCCTGAGGCTGGCATCCTCAATACGGAGCTCTTCTACTGCCGCGTGGTGGGTCCGGCGGACGTTGCGGCGGAGGACCTCGCAGCCCATCCGTGA